From a region of the Deltaproteobacteria bacterium genome:
- a CDS encoding phosphatase PAP2 family protein, producing the protein MTRGIAALLILSILFFPLPAFTEESKPSLEPETAPEDFFENHSRRAEKFFFKEMPRHIGNDFKYTFWSSTGAVLVGSLGASAAFHPLDDDLNRKLNANEIFGKTFNDVSGWVLSPYSQFGVSLITWGIAKKLDKPKLAMTMESTLEALAITEVLTLGAKLATQRTRPNGERFSLPSNHTSSIFATATVLTSAYGWKVAIPAYSLATLSALTRIDSKKHWLTDVLAGASLGIAVGWGTTKFHKKEHPDIFLTPQVTSHGAAIQFTKIY; encoded by the coding sequence ATGACTCGAGGGATTGCGGCTCTTTTGATTTTATCTATTTTATTTTTTCCACTGCCGGCTTTTACCGAAGAATCTAAACCCTCATTAGAACCTGAAACAGCCCCTGAAGATTTTTTTGAAAATCATTCTCGCCGGGCAGAAAAATTTTTTTTCAAAGAAATGCCACGCCATATTGGCAACGATTTTAAATATACCTTTTGGAGTTCTACGGGTGCGGTTTTAGTTGGCAGCTTAGGGGCATCGGCGGCCTTTCATCCTTTAGATGATGATTTGAATCGCAAACTTAACGCCAATGAAATATTTGGCAAAACTTTTAACGATGTGAGTGGCTGGGTTCTTTCACCCTATTCGCAGTTTGGGGTTTCACTTATCACCTGGGGTATCGCCAAAAAATTGGATAAACCCAAATTAGCGATGACGATGGAATCAACCTTAGAGGCATTGGCTATTACCGAGGTTTTAACTCTAGGTGCTAAACTGGCCACACAGCGCACCCGGCCTAATGGGGAAAGGTTTAGTTTGCCCAGCAATCATACCAGTTCTATTTTTGCAACCGCTACCGTGTTAACGTCGGCTTATGGTTGGAAGGTGGCTATACCGGCTTATTCTCTGGCTACCCTTTCGGCTTTGACTCGTATCGATAGTAAAAAACATTGGCTAACTGATGTGCTAGCCGGCGCCAGCCTTGGCATTGCTGTGGGTTGGGGAACTACAAAATTTCATAAAAAAGAACATCCTGATATCTTTTTAACTCCACAGGTGACAAGTCATGGGGCAGCCATCCAGTTTACCAAGATCTATTAA
- a CDS encoding right-handed parallel beta-helix repeat-containing protein: protein MNPKRIGYVCLIVLFCLTGLKPTLAGWVIPEGGGSDGQICPVKTSLDDHAYNDSFRRQVDGFNLKGSENPKFCHTKIPLYTNTLLSSNLSFDNSEDQDGIIVEGIGGQRVIDVSAISSGCAITVKKGTRVTFKNVIIRGSGGDGLCGKADFVNVENSKFEENKGVGLNLEGNQGAVTNIIADRNGTGLKISGTKYTVTGSTFKNNTGSGVVLDNALNEVSKNNFFDNGEQALVSPGDNFKPLIESGIKLPGGQFDVLIKFDTDVERVELYRTHPKDGVTLIGEKKSSDFTSRTVHFIFDASTGEEVFAIAFLKDTSTSAMSNIHNLSEFNTNTDIDCSAGPTEPGTNLVRNCSIGAGSPELQDTDCDGVKDNQEDKNKNCQWDPSEGESDAVNSDSDGDDLFDGQEDKNKDGVFQEATETNPNDEDTDGDTIPDGTEDFNKNGVKNSKESDPTKADSDDDGIPDNLEDKNANGQWDEGQETKAFHADTDLDGKADNEEDKNKNGQVDPGESDPKKLDSDGDTLPDGSDLCPTDPDTTCSKPCIPGEIPDDSIDTDFDGIADRYEDWNHNCVIDANETDPRKSDTDADGSNDRLDPCPKNSEPSCKSACVPGAQVAPTYDPDGDGAPLVDEDKNHNCLKDGNESDGYDPDTDKDGINDGIEIANGLDPTKQDSDNDSLNDGDEDLNKNGKVDPGETDPKNPNSDGEGLDDATDPCPTNADPECSNQCIKGQIPSENKDADGDGVANKFEDLDHDCIRDGNEMSATSNDTDGDGILDGIEDSNANGIVDAGETDPKKTDTDNDGIPDSTEDLNKNGQVDPGETDPRLADTDGDGAKDGQDSCPLNSDPDCQFECVPGVAASNPFMDSDGDGLTNKTEDINLNCVLDFGETDQGNADSDGDGLPDGLEDKNKNGAVDPGETNPRNSDSDGDGISDGLEDKNHDGFVAQDECDPTKGDTDGDGLSDFHEDKNKNGLTDDGETACYLNDSDFDGINDGQEDANKNGKCDPGETCANSDDTDGDGAKDGQELAQGTDPLINRPDDLKQLVDKGGCSLNTLTMGTNAPFFGWTLILALGMLIPYGLKRGYASHSQTTRGTDH from the coding sequence ATGAATCCTAAAAGGATTGGGTATGTTTGTTTAATTGTCCTTTTTTGCCTTACTGGATTAAAACCAACTCTTGCGGGTTGGGTGATTCCTGAAGGTGGTGGTAGCGATGGTCAAATTTGCCCCGTTAAAACAAGCCTTGATGACCATGCCTACAATGATTCCTTTCGTCGCCAGGTGGATGGTTTTAATCTAAAGGGTTCTGAGAATCCAAAATTTTGCCACACTAAGATCCCTCTTTACACCAACACATTACTTTCTTCCAACCTAAGCTTCGATAACTCAGAGGATCAAGATGGCATTATTGTTGAAGGTATCGGAGGGCAGAGGGTTATTGACGTCAGCGCCATTAGCAGCGGTTGTGCCATCACCGTAAAAAAAGGCACCCGCGTTACCTTTAAAAATGTGATTATTCGCGGCTCCGGCGGCGATGGGCTTTGCGGCAAAGCCGATTTTGTTAATGTTGAAAATTCTAAGTTCGAAGAAAATAAAGGGGTTGGGCTTAACCTTGAGGGTAATCAAGGTGCCGTCACAAATATCATCGCCGACCGCAATGGCACAGGGTTAAAGATTTCGGGCACAAAATATACGGTCACAGGCAGCACCTTTAAAAACAACACCGGTAGTGGTGTTGTTTTAGACAATGCCCTTAATGAAGTAAGCAAAAACAATTTCTTCGACAATGGCGAACAGGCCTTAGTTTCTCCAGGCGATAATTTTAAACCCCTCATCGAATCGGGCATTAAATTACCCGGCGGGCAGTTTGATGTGCTCATCAAATTTGACACTGATGTTGAAAGGGTTGAACTTTATCGTACTCACCCTAAAGATGGTGTAACTCTGATTGGTGAAAAAAAGAGCAGTGATTTTACTAGCCGAACCGTGCATTTTATTTTTGACGCTTCCACTGGTGAAGAAGTGTTTGCTATCGCCTTTTTGAAAGACACTTCTACCTCGGCCATGTCGAACATTCATAACTTAAGCGAATTCAACACCAATACCGATATTGACTGTAGTGCAGGCCCAACTGAACCGGGGACCAACCTGGTTCGCAACTGTTCAATTGGCGCCGGTTCTCCTGAATTGCAAGACACCGACTGCGATGGGGTTAAAGATAATCAAGAAGACAAAAACAAAAATTGCCAATGGGACCCCAGCGAAGGTGAAAGCGATGCTGTGAATTCCGATTCTGATGGCGATGATCTTTTTGATGGCCAAGAAGATAAAAACAAAGATGGGGTTTTTCAAGAAGCAACTGAAACCAACCCTAACGATGAAGACACCGATGGCGATACCATTCCCGATGGCACTGAAGATTTTAATAAAAATGGCGTCAAAAATAGCAAAGAATCCGACCCCACCAAGGCCGACAGCGATGATGATGGCATCCCTGATAACTTAGAAGACAAAAATGCTAATGGCCAATGGGACGAAGGCCAAGAAACCAAGGCCTTCCATGCCGATACCGACCTCGATGGAAAAGCCGATAATGAAGAAGACAAAAATAAAAATGGCCAAGTAGACCCAGGGGAATCGGATCCTAAAAAACTCGACAGCGATGGTGATACTTTGCCCGATGGTTCCGATCTATGCCCCACCGACCCCGACACCACTTGCAGCAAACCTTGTATCCCCGGAGAAATCCCGGATGATTCGATTGATACTGATTTTGATGGCATTGCTGATCGTTATGAAGATTGGAATCATAATTGCGTGATCGATGCCAATGAAACCGACCCCAGAAAATCTGATACTGACGCCGATGGCAGCAACGATCGTTTAGATCCTTGCCCAAAAAATAGCGAACCCAGCTGTAAGTCAGCTTGTGTGCCTGGTGCCCAAGTTGCACCGACCTATGATCCCGATGGTGATGGTGCACCCCTGGTCGATGAAGACAAAAACCACAACTGTTTAAAAGATGGCAACGAATCCGATGGCTATGACCCTGATACCGATAAAGACGGTATTAACGATGGTATTGAAATTGCGAATGGCCTGGATCCTACCAAACAAGATTCTGATAATGACAGTCTCAACGACGGTGATGAAGACCTTAACAAAAATGGTAAAGTCGATCCTGGCGAAACGGATCCTAAAAATCCCAATAGCGATGGCGAAGGGCTTGATGACGCCACCGATCCTTGCCCAACCAATGCCGATCCAGAATGTAGTAATCAGTGTATCAAGGGCCAAATCCCTTCCGAAAACAAAGATGCCGATGGTGATGGCGTGGCCAATAAATTTGAAGATCTCGACCACGATTGTATCCGCGATGGCAATGAAATGAGTGCTACCTCCAACGATACCGATGGCGATGGCATTTTAGATGGTATCGAAGACAGCAATGCCAATGGCATTGTCGATGCGGGCGAAACCGACCCTAAAAAAACCGATACCGACAACGACGGCATTCCCGACAGCACCGAAGACCTTAATAAAAATGGCCAAGTCGACCCCGGTGAAACTGACCCACGACTAGCGGATACCGATGGTGATGGGGCCAAAGATGGTCAAGACTCTTGTCCCTTAAACTCAGATCCAGACTGTCAATTTGAATGCGTGCCCGGGGTTGCAGCTAGTAACCCCTTCATGGATTCAGATGGTGATGGTCTTACTAACAAAACCGAAGATATTAATCTCAATTGTGTACTCGACTTTGGTGAAACCGATCAAGGCAATGCCGATAGTGATGGTGATGGCCTGCCCGATGGGCTTGAAGATAAAAACAAAAATGGTGCGGTGGATCCTGGCGAAACTAACCCGCGTAATTCCGATTCCGATGGTGATGGCATTAGTGACGGGCTCGAAGACAAAAATCACGATGGCTTTGTGGCCCAAGACGAATGCGACCCCACCAAGGGTGACACCGATGGCGACGGCCTTTCTGACTTCCATGAAGACAAAAATAAGAACGGCCTAACCGACGATGGTGAAACGGCTTGCTACTTGAACGACAGCGATTTTGATGGCATCAATGATGGTCAAGAAGACGCCAATAAAAATGGCAAATGTGACCCCGGTGAAACTTGTGCCAATAGTGACGACACCGATGGCGATGGCGCCAAAGACGGCCAAGAACTTGCTCAAGGCACCGATCCACTGATCAACCGACCCGATGATTTAAAGCAGTTGGTTGATAAAGGCGGTTGTAGTTTGAATACCCTAACCATGGGAACTAACGCCCCGTTCTTTGGCTGGACATTGATTTTGGCCCTGGGTATGTTGATTCCCTATGGCCTTAAACGAGGGTATGCATCCCATTCGCAAACTACCCGAGGAACTGATCACTAA
- a CDS encoding type IV pilus twitching motility protein PilT: protein MPSELTLDYLLKKMVEKGASDLHISAFSPPRYRIDGQLNPLDDAVITPEMAIKLCTEKLNEAQIKKLNEHKELDYSFGVAGLSRFRVNCYFDKYTMSGAFRALPEKIPTPEQLGLPEKLSEIIHKPNGLVLVTGATGSGKSTTIASLMDQINALRKEHMITVEDPIEYIFEHKKCLIHQREVGEHTLSFANGLKYLLRQDPDIVLIGEMRDLETVRTAITVAETGHLVFATLHTNTAVQTIDRIIDVFPPNQQPQVRSQLGFILEAVLSQHLLPKIGGGRCLAIEMLFPNHGIRNLIREGKTHQIYALMQSGQTESGMITMNQALIALAAKGIVEMTVAREYSPDVGEFDNLWKKTRRPTGMNTQSHAANLANPNAHRA from the coding sequence ATGCCAAGTGAATTAACCCTCGATTATTTGTTAAAAAAGATGGTGGAAAAGGGTGCCAGTGACCTGCATATTTCGGCTTTTTCGCCACCCCGTTATCGCATTGATGGGCAATTAAACCCCCTGGATGACGCCGTGATTACCCCTGAGATGGCCATTAAACTTTGCACCGAAAAATTGAACGAAGCTCAAATTAAGAAACTTAACGAACATAAAGAACTAGACTATTCTTTTGGCGTGGCGGGGTTGTCGCGTTTTAGGGTTAACTGTTATTTTGATAAATACACCATGTCAGGTGCCTTTCGTGCCTTGCCCGAAAAAATCCCCACGCCGGAGCAGTTAGGCCTACCTGAAAAATTATCTGAGATTATCCACAAACCCAATGGCCTAGTTTTAGTCACTGGCGCAACGGGTTCAGGCAAATCTACAACTATCGCGAGTCTCATGGATCAAATTAATGCCCTCCGTAAAGAACACATGATCACCGTCGAAGATCCTATTGAATATATCTTTGAACATAAAAAATGTCTGATTCACCAACGCGAAGTAGGGGAACACACTTTGAGTTTTGCCAATGGCTTAAAATATTTGTTGCGCCAAGATCCCGACATTGTGCTCATCGGTGAAATGCGCGATTTAGAAACGGTTCGAACCGCTATTACCGTAGCCGAGACCGGCCACTTGGTCTTTGCCACCTTGCATACCAACACCGCTGTGCAAACCATCGACCGTATCATCGACGTGTTTCCACCCAATCAACAGCCACAAGTGCGTAGCCAATTAGGGTTTATCCTCGAAGCGGTGCTCTCTCAACACTTATTGCCCAAAATTGGCGGCGGGCGTTGTTTAGCCATTGAAATGTTATTTCCCAATCACGGAATCCGAAATTTAATTCGCGAAGGCAAAACTCATCAAATCTATGCCTTAATGCAATCGGGGCAAACCGAAAGTGGAATGATTACCATGAATCAAGCACTTATCGCGCTAGCAGCCAAGGGCATCGTAGAAATGACCGTGGCAAGAGAATACAGCCCCGATGTGGGTGAGTTTGATAATCTTTGGAAAAAGACCCGCCGGCCTACGGGCATGAACACTCAATCCCACGCCGCCAACCTGGCCAATCCCAACGCCCATCGCGCCTAA
- a CDS encoding pyridoxal phosphate-dependent aminotransferase — translation MRRIRSFLAMDILEASLTLGTQGHSVISLALGEPDLDPPKIAIQALQKALARKVTKYTHSQGTLELRQAITEHYRKKYGVRISPERVVVTPGTSPAMLIALGALLEVRDEVLLSDLHYPCYPNFLYFLGAKPRFIKTQSKNGFHFTPEQARQALRPKTKALWITSPSNPTGHVLSANTLAQFAKLKKFMISDEIYHGLTYEAKEHSILEFTDQAFVFNGFSKAYAMTGFRLGYVIVPDAFIEPIRKLQQSFYISTNSFVQAAGLAVLQKGAVAQRHIRKIFMQRRKVILSELAALGMKAAVAPQGAFYVLVDVRKWTNDSYKFAFDLLKQAHVAVTPGIDFGKAGLGYIRFSYANSITNIKEAFKRIGKFLLTNRRT, via the coding sequence ATGCGAAGGATCAGGTCTTTTTTGGCCATGGATATTTTAGAGGCAAGCCTTACCTTAGGTACCCAAGGCCACTCGGTGATTTCACTCGCCCTGGGCGAACCGGATCTAGACCCTCCTAAAATTGCCATCCAGGCCTTGCAAAAGGCCTTGGCCCGCAAAGTGACTAAATACACCCATTCCCAAGGCACGTTAGAATTAAGGCAAGCCATAACAGAGCACTATCGCAAAAAGTATGGAGTTAGAATCAGCCCGGAACGGGTGGTTGTTACTCCTGGCACCAGCCCGGCCATGCTCATCGCGCTCGGGGCCTTGCTTGAAGTGCGTGATGAAGTTTTATTGTCGGACTTGCATTATCCTTGTTACCCCAACTTTCTTTATTTCCTGGGGGCCAAACCTCGTTTTATAAAAACGCAAAGCAAAAACGGTTTTCATTTTACACCAGAGCAAGCCCGTCAAGCATTGCGACCCAAAACCAAAGCCCTTTGGATCACCTCCCCTTCTAATCCCACGGGGCACGTCTTATCCGCAAACACCTTGGCGCAATTTGCAAAATTAAAAAAATTTATGATCTCCGATGAAATTTATCATGGGCTTACCTATGAGGCAAAAGAACATTCTATTTTAGAATTTACGGACCAGGCCTTTGTGTTTAACGGATTTTCAAAGGCCTATGCCATGACCGGTTTTCGATTAGGTTACGTGATTGTGCCGGATGCCTTTATTGAACCCATCCGCAAACTGCAACAAAGTTTTTATATTTCGACCAACTCTTTTGTGCAGGCCGCAGGTTTAGCGGTATTGCAAAAAGGCGCGGTGGCCCAACGCCACATTCGAAAAATCTTTATGCAACGCCGCAAGGTTATTTTATCAGAATTAGCGGCCTTGGGAATGAAAGCGGCGGTTGCGCCCCAAGGGGCTTTTTATGTTTTGGTGGATGTTCGAAAGTGGACCAACGATTCTTATAAATTCGCCTTTGATTTATTAAAGCAGGCCCATGTGGCGGTGACACCAGGCATAGATTTTGGCAAAGCCGGCCTTGGCTACATCCGCTTTTCCTACGCCAATTCCATCACCAACATCAAAGAAGCCTTTAAACGCATCGGAAAATTTTTACTCACAAATCGTCGCACCTAA
- a CDS encoding AMP-binding protein, which yields MTILWKPSEAMIKNANITRFMQRHGIKSYSALLDKSVQDIGWFWDQALRDLGIAWYEPYQKVYDDSKGLAWTKWFLGGKTNIVLNCIDRYQEFEELQNKIAFIWEGECGAVKKITYQQLHEEVQGLSLALKELGIKKGDAVCLYMPMVPEMVFAFFAILKIGAVVVPVFSGFGPQPLAVRLEHAEVKLVFTADGGLRRGKNILIKEACDEALKLTPQVKHVIVVKRLFREDTPWQKGRDLDYETLVAKHRGQTCPTEKMAAEDPSLVIYTSGTTGKPKGCVHTHAGALAQVVKEVGYNFDTKPEDVFFWLSDIGWMMGPWEMIGTLALGSSFVIYEGAPDWPKASRLWEMVERHQVTILGISPTAIRVLKKAGDEWVSPYAFKHLRILGSTGEPWDPESYEWFYKKVGHERCPIINISGGTEIIGCLLAPLPIAPIKGVSLQGPSLGMDVDVWSEEGKSLRGEVGYLVCKKPSPSMTKGFLKDPERYLETYFSQWPNIWNHGDWAYVDEEGFWFLRGRADDTIKVSGRRTGPAEIESAVMNHPAVAEAAAIGVPHDIKGEGVVVFAVLKSDFAPNSNLEKEIVQNITDVLGKTLRPEALHFIPMLPKTRSGKIVRGLIKKKYLGKELGDLSSVENPQALEQIPLMT from the coding sequence ATGACGATTTTATGGAAACCTAGTGAGGCGATGATTAAAAATGCCAATATCACTCGCTTCATGCAAAGGCATGGCATTAAGAGTTACTCGGCGTTGCTTGATAAAAGTGTGCAAGACATCGGTTGGTTTTGGGATCAAGCCTTACGTGATTTAGGAATTGCTTGGTATGAGCCTTATCAAAAAGTTTACGATGATTCTAAGGGGCTGGCTTGGACAAAATGGTTCTTGGGGGGCAAAACCAATATTGTCTTGAACTGCATTGATCGTTATCAAGAGTTTGAAGAGCTGCAAAATAAAATTGCTTTTATTTGGGAAGGGGAGTGTGGGGCTGTTAAAAAAATTACTTACCAACAGTTGCACGAAGAAGTTCAAGGCTTAAGTCTTGCCTTAAAAGAATTGGGCATTAAAAAAGGGGATGCGGTTTGTTTATATATGCCCATGGTCCCCGAAATGGTTTTTGCTTTTTTTGCCATTTTAAAAATAGGCGCCGTGGTTGTGCCTGTTTTTTCTGGCTTTGGCCCGCAACCCTTAGCAGTACGGCTAGAGCATGCCGAGGTGAAACTAGTTTTCACTGCTGACGGCGGTTTGCGCCGCGGCAAAAATATTCTCATCAAAGAAGCCTGTGATGAGGCTTTAAAATTAACCCCTCAAGTCAAGCATGTGATTGTGGTCAAAAGATTATTTCGCGAAGACACGCCTTGGCAAAAGGGTAGAGACCTCGACTACGAAACCCTGGTGGCAAAACACCGTGGGCAAACTTGCCCCACTGAAAAAATGGCTGCCGAAGATCCGAGTTTGGTTATTTATACCTCAGGTACCACCGGTAAGCCCAAGGGCTGTGTGCACACTCATGCGGGAGCATTGGCTCAAGTCGTTAAAGAAGTAGGTTATAATTTTGATACCAAACCCGAAGATGTTTTCTTTTGGCTCAGCGATATTGGCTGGATGATGGGCCCATGGGAAATGATTGGTACACTTGCATTAGGCAGCAGCTTTGTCATTTATGAAGGGGCACCCGATTGGCCCAAGGCCAGCCGTTTATGGGAAATGGTGGAGCGGCACCAGGTTACGATTTTAGGGATTTCACCCACCGCCATTCGGGTTTTAAAAAAGGCCGGCGACGAATGGGTAAGCCCTTATGCGTTTAAACATTTACGTATTTTGGGTTCAACGGGCGAGCCTTGGGACCCTGAATCTTACGAATGGTTTTACAAAAAAGTGGGCCACGAGCGTTGCCCCATCATTAACATTTCAGGTGGCACCGAAATCATTGGTTGTCTGTTAGCACCATTGCCCATCGCACCCATTAAAGGCGTTTCGCTCCAAGGCCCCAGCTTAGGGATGGATGTTGACGTGTGGAGTGAAGAGGGGAAATCATTACGGGGAGAAGTGGGTTACCTGGTATGCAAAAAACCAAGCCCCTCTATGACCAAAGGTTTTTTAAAAGACCCCGAACGCTATTTAGAAACTTATTTTTCACAATGGCCCAACATTTGGAATCATGGCGATTGGGCCTATGTTGATGAAGAGGGCTTTTGGTTTTTGCGCGGCCGCGCTGATGATACTATTAAGGTGTCCGGTCGCCGTACCGGCCCCGCCGAAATTGAATCAGCCGTTATGAATCACCCCGCTGTTGCTGAAGCTGCTGCCATTGGTGTTCCCCACGATATTAAAGGCGAAGGGGTTGTGGTTTTTGCAGTTTTAAAAAGTGACTTTGCCCCCAACTCAAACTTAGAAAAAGAAATCGTGCAAAATATCACCGATGTCTTAGGCAAAACCTTAAGGCCCGAGGCCTTGCATTTCATTCCCATGCTACCCAAAACCCGTTCCGGCAAAATTGTGCGGGGTTTAATTAAGAAAAAATATTTAGGAAAAGAATTGGGTGATTTATCATCCGTCGAGAACCCCCAAGCCTTAGAACAAATCCCTTTAATGACCTAA
- a CDS encoding nucleotidyl transferase AbiEii/AbiGii toxin family protein produces MATLSLLNIAPLPTLSRLAVPFALHKALAHIFAFCPDGLWLVGGTALAGFYAKHRRSDDLDLFAQDEFAWQAALRAVRSLKEKGAVFSHERTSAGYFRTLAKIERHEFTIDIVLDENLFRVGQSKKSQENFVFADISTLLAMKVACLVSRASEKDLFDLDWILERIPKWNIEELIKLGKPFDAGLNTESLLISLKGSHLRKEACAFLLPKAKLTIDEAYTRIELLRQELIHRLLAYEKLLAPLQETKALATSLQQQKKFARKK; encoded by the coding sequence ATGGCCACTTTATCACTCTTAAATATAGCGCCCCTGCCAACGCTTTCACGGCTTGCCGTGCCTTTTGCTTTACATAAAGCTTTAGCTCACATCTTTGCATTTTGCCCCGATGGTCTTTGGCTGGTTGGTGGAACAGCCTTGGCCGGCTTTTATGCCAAACACCGTCGTTCTGATGATCTTGATCTTTTTGCACAAGATGAATTTGCATGGCAAGCTGCTTTGCGCGCCGTTCGAAGTCTCAAAGAGAAGGGCGCAGTTTTTTCTCATGAGAGAACTTCAGCAGGATATTTTCGAACTTTAGCAAAAATAGAGCGGCATGAATTTACGATCGATATCGTATTGGATGAAAATCTTTTTCGAGTAGGTCAATCAAAGAAAAGCCAAGAAAATTTTGTTTTTGCTGACATTTCCACGTTGCTTGCAATGAAAGTTGCATGTTTAGTGAGTAGGGCTTCGGAAAAAGATCTCTTTGATCTCGATTGGATCTTAGAAAGAATCCCAAAATGGAACATTGAAGAATTAATAAAATTGGGCAAGCCGTTCGATGCTGGACTCAATACAGAATCTTTGTTGATCAGCCTAAAAGGTAGCCATTTGCGCAAAGAGGCATGCGCTTTTTTATTGCCAAAAGCTAAACTTACCATTGATGAAGCTTACACGCGCATTGAACTTTTAAGACAAGAATTGATTCATCGTCTTCTTGCATACGAAAAATTACTTGCGCCTCTTCAAGAAACAAAAGCCCTGGCAACCTCGCTTCAGCAGCAAAAGAAGTTTGCACGGAAAAAATAA
- a CDS encoding helix-turn-helix transcriptional regulator has translation MYLQTLKNIIVSKKLNQAQIAEGAGVSRAAVSKWFRGKSPLLNIETKTLFHLAQSFGFSPAELIETVPSLDEFNTLFLWDQLYPSMESFVAALRESRLPALARLVQVLGFHEASFVIGKKVLECFPHYKKFIKPKRRSELETLWPLYHS, from the coding sequence ATGTATTTACAAACACTTAAAAATATAATTGTTTCAAAAAAATTGAACCAAGCCCAAATTGCTGAAGGTGCTGGCGTGTCACGTGCTGCCGTTTCCAAATGGTTTCGCGGCAAAAGTCCTTTGCTTAACATTGAAACCAAAACACTTTTTCATTTGGCCCAATCGTTTGGATTTTCCCCGGCTGAACTGATCGAAACGGTTCCTTCGCTTGATGAATTCAACACTTTATTTTTGTGGGATCAACTTTATCCAAGCATGGAAAGTTTTGTGGCTGCATTGCGCGAAAGTCGCTTGCCAGCACTTGCCAGATTAGTTCAAGTGCTTGGCTTTCATGAAGCTTCTTTTGTGATTGGAAAAAAAGTTTTAGAATGCTTTCCTCATTACAAAAAATTTATCAAACCCAAGCGTCGTTCAGAACTAGAAACTTTATGGCCACTTTATCACTCTTAA